The genomic segment TCCACATCCCCGCAGTGTATGTGGAGCGCAGTGCAGCGTGCTGGAGTGGCATGTGTGATGCGCTGGGGCTAGATTCGCACAACAGCTGCGGAGAGGTCATCCCGCCGCGCGTGCGCGACCTGAAGCGGGAAAGCATCAGTGCTGTTGAGGCGAACGCGTTTGCCGATCGGTGGCGCGAGGTTGGCATGCGAATGGGCGTGGAGACGACCTCGAACAACCGCAACGCTGAGCTAGTGCCACTTGTGGTGCGAAGCGCGGTGCGCGCACAGGACCCGACAATGGTGGTGAACACATGTGCGAGGGTCAGTGGTGACACTACGaatggcggtgctgcggctggtgCTGGAACGGAGGCTTCGCCACGCGCGACTGGCGGGCCGTCCGGAATGGGTCTTAGGAAGCTGCGCTACCGGTGGGCGCACCGCACAGATTTGCGGcgtgcgcggtgctgcggggTGTTTGGGCGCGTCATGGGCGAGACGGCTGAGCAGCGGATGCGGCGTCTGATGGCGCGCAAGGTGAAGCGCGAGGGCTACTCTCTCTTTGAACGCTTCCTACTGCACTACTACCTGCCGGCAATCTATTGTGCGCGGTACGCActgcttgcgctgctgctggtgctgttcattgtggtgtgcgtgttgggTTCTCGCATTACTGCAGCCGGACTACCCAATACGCTCTTGGCGGATCAAGGCAACATTGCGAACACGTTCGCAGCGATGGGGGACACCTTTGGCCAGcgtggcagctgcacgtTCTGTGGCCCGTACTACCGGTCGCCGCAGGACTACCGCCAGGCAACAGTCACAGACATCACCGCATGCTCGGCTGAGTATGATGTGCAGATGAACCTGTACGCAGATAGCTGCGGTGTGTGCAACGGGacgagtgcgtgtgtggactGCGCTGGCACTGCACACGGTACAGCGACGCTGGATGACTGCGGCGGGTGCACTGTTGCTGAGTTGTCGGGTGCTGCGAAGTGCACATGCCCTGTGACGCGTGACTGCCAGTACTGCGAGTGGGCGCTGGACAAGGGCAACACTGGTGGCGGATCGTGCAGCATGACATGCAATGCGAGCACGTGCGGGAGCAACGGCGGGTGTGATCAATACAGCGGGACGTGCGTCTGCCATGCAGGCTTCACGGGAGCCACGTGCAGCGAGTGCGAGGCATGGCTGCTGCCGATTACGTGGAACTCGGCGTGCACGCTGGAGTGCAGCGCGTCGATGAATTCTgcggcctgcagctgcaatGTGAGCAGCGGGCGGTGCCAGACGTGTCCAGCGGGGACGCGCGGGTACGACTGCTCATGGCCGTCGGTGGACTGCGGTGTGCACGGGATGTTCAACcatgcgacggcggcgtgcacGTGCTCGAGCGGATGGACGGGGACGTACTGTAATGTGTCGACAGTGTGCAGCGGACGCGGCGTTCTGCTGTCTGCTGCGGACTCACCCACCGGGTCCGAAATGTGCGGCTGCGTGGGGCACTGGCGAGGTGGAACGTGTCAGCTGTGCGACTGCATGAACGGTGGAATGTGTAACTCGGTGACGGGGAAGTGCGAGTGCGTAGGCGCCTTTACGGGGCCGCGGTGCGAGACGTGTGCTGCGAACTGTACGCTGCGTGGCACGTGCCCTGACGTCTTGACGCCAAACTACGCGCTGTGGAATGTGCGCACCTGCATCGTTAATGCGTGCACTGAGTCTGATGTACAGTCGGAGTCCTTGTGCCCTGCCTGCGCACCGACACAGGTGGTGCCGGCTGGCGAGTGCAGCGCGGTGTCTCAGGAGTTGTGCATGGCTATGCCGGATTGTTGGTGGTATGTGCACGACAACGTTGTGCCGTACTGCGGCATAGCGCGGCAGCTGAGTGACTTCACGGCGCTCAGCTGCACGTGCCGGTACCCGAAGATCTGGTCCGGCCCGACATGTGGGTACTgtcctgcgccgcctggtgCGACATGCCTGGACGATGGAACAGTACTGGGGTGTAACAGGTTGGCATACACATCGCTGAGTTCCGTCGTGGGCATCGATGCATGCAACGtgtgcggcggcgatggcctGTGCCGTGGCTGCGATGGCGTTCCTGGAAGCGGCGCGACGTACGATGCGTGCGGGGTGTGCGGTGGCAACAACACGTGCAGTGGCGCGATGACGGCAGTGCCACTGTACGTGGACTACTTATTCGACCTCACGAAGGTGCCGCAGATCCTTAACAACGCGACGTGGTGCAAGGCGGTAGCGGTCATTGCTGCAAACATCCGACAATCCAACAGCACTGCCTCACAGACGAGGACCGTGTTGGAGGACTACCTCGCTGACAACGCGAACTATGAGCTGACATCTCTCCACGACTTTTACAACTATGCCAAGGGGAACGGTCGGCTGAGCGAGACAGTCTTCATGCTCAACTATAACGCGGaaccactgcagctgcagcaaatACTCTACCGCGTAGAGAGCACACTCGCCAACAGCCAGAGTTCACCTTtgcgggtggtggcggcgtaCAACTGGATATCTCAGTATCTCATCACCCCCTTTCAACCCCTTGCTCAGACAAGTGGTGTCACTGTGTACTACACATCGACCCTGTTCCAGCCGGCAGTGGCGAGGGTTGGCGCACTGCAGAGCCTGTGGTTCGCGGTTGGCATCGGGCTGGCGGTGTCGTTTGTATTCCTGCTCGTGTACTACGTGAGCCtgacgacagcggtggcggcaacgaTGGTGGCGGCGATTGTGTGCTTTGGGTCGCTGACGGTGTGCAAGGTCCTCGACTGGGAGGTGGACGCTGTACTGCAGGTGTGCATC from the Leishmania panamensis strain MHOM/PA/94/PSC-1 chromosome 28 sequence genome contains:
- a CDS encoding subtilisin-like serine peptidase (TriTrypDB/GeneDB-style sysID: LpmP.28.2510), with the protein product MRFFSSKQKVYTTDTAPVNTSEDVGVEGKRYPTHALGRLIVKYPVLLLLTLTLPFVFFVIGCVRIQSDLSYSLDDYQIRSTVAVRRDALKVNGVLDAWTLSLSGASWLSDSIDVSHPRSLMQDTVELRAIINLQDLMTYAAEVNWSPETRDAYANMLHPNIFSTYRAAEEHVTRLDGYEGVCFTNDLRNAQVNSIYPTCTPVSSVTQYVYPSWTGLEWFMNGSGTVYQLDYMQRLFANPSHRWFFDSNFSTLNQKALQLRSQYTFAASRWESKAAYRERMGKFLPGAMNFINTGQAAALPFVDFYLGGGSSQEILLEIAGKQEGYKVGVAAVICFLLSWWHCGAFILGLYTIAEVMFAYMAAVGIYTLIYGALPLTTYSGIIWAMTFCMHGTLSFYDMFVFSGIMATKGRRNNLSLAQRLCFTMQRVSVGVWIADVLALVIFALNTTSLFSSVKQFSIFMMIALLWNMYCIALPTPALIVVHHLYFSNKRRNLQRQNDVVTETLLGCRRSGHLVRVLRAVQDNIADDERAYRMNEDLFHKRIYKNGGVSRIRYGGPLDFVRQQVREGRDTILAARRDVTGALHKVRKTKDQVVNGIDMNGGMVLPSFELQDFLQIGDSNPLEEEVGVGADRLPLFNNARMVFPSDLVHIPAVYVERSAACWSGMCDALGLDSHNSCGEVIPPRVRDLKRESISAVEANAFADRWREVGMRMGVETTSNNRNAELVPLVVRSAVRAQDPTMVVNTCARVSGDTTNGGAAAGAGTEASPRATGGPSGMGLRKLRYRWAHRTDLRRARCCGVFGRVMGETAEQRMRRLMARKVKREGYSLFERFLLHYYLPAIYCARYALLALLLVLFIVVCVLGSRITAAGLPNTLLADQGNIANTFAAMGDTFGQRGSCTFCGPYYRSPQDYRQATVTDITACSAEYDVQMNLYADSCGVCNGTSACVDCAGTAHGTATLDDCGGCTVAELSGAAKCTCPVTRDCQYCEWALDKGNTGGGSCSMTCNASTCGSNGGCDQYSGTCVCHAGFTGATCSECEAWLLPITWNSACTLECSASMNSAACSCNVSSGRCQTCPAGTRGYDCSWPSVDCGVHGMFNHATAACTCSSGWTGTYCNVSTVCSGRGVLLSAADSPTGSEMCGCVGHWRGGTCQLCDCMNGGMCNSVTGKCECVGAFTGPRCETCAANCTLRGTCPDVLTPNYALWNVRTCIVNACTESDVQSESLCPACAPTQVVPAGECSAVSQELCMAMPDCWWYVHDNVVPYCGIARQLSDFTALSCTCRYPKIWSGPTCGYCPAPPGATCLDDGTVLGCNRLAYTSLSSVVGIDACNVCGGDGLCRGCDGVPGSGATYDACGVCGGNNTCSGAMTAVPLYVDYLFDLTKVPQILNNATWCKAVAVIAANIRQSNSTASQTRTVLEDYLADNANYELTSLHDFYNYAKGNGRLSETVFMLNYNAEPLQLQQILYRVESTLANSQSSPLRVVAAYNWISQYLITPFQPLAQTSGVTVYYTSTLFQPAVARVGALQSLWFAVGIGLAVSFVFLLVYYVSLTTAVAATMVAAIVCFGSLTVCKVLDWEVDAVLQVCISCTVPIGVEYVVHFCSGYFDYLQTTTSHLFARGVTRRTAVQGALLRSAPAVCTSAVCVIAVSIMFGVSNLLPLRRAGQVSVILHLLVLLAGMLFTGAVAVLGPMKVFQHWTISTAICIVCAAVAALAVLIMYSVNGVLGPHGNMILTR